One window of Centropristis striata isolate RG_2023a ecotype Rhode Island chromosome 23, C.striata_1.0, whole genome shotgun sequence genomic DNA carries:
- the lrrc34 gene encoding leucine-rich repeat-containing protein 34 isoform X2 — MMANGNISEFYADICAEQEIKINPHVLKVLKESKATDFTLKLPGNNRLRRVQRLDDRDALALSKCLRNNQSVTGLDVRYNNITGEGVRHLVDLLQQDSSALKSLNLMFNDIQTDGAEALAKSLQCNSTLLRLTLSGNKIQNRGAMHLASMLQLNCTLQELELAHCDLATQSVIAFAIVLKSNRTLLRVDLSRPLLFSYQEEWAVHVSEMLAVNSSLVELHLGTMGMSDGGMERLADGLQLNHSLRYLDLHGNRVTRDGVRHLAELLKKNPSLEVIDLSANRIEDEGAVYLSEAVSWPRCSLRELSVCRNNIRTEGLLSLAHAMTENTTLTHIYIWGNQLEEPVCQAFRDLMSSGRLPAEQTDVSAYEVDGHVFLAEVFHSLRRHYNKTNSSNTGTNQAASPESSFTPHSQLVALQAC; from the exons ATGATGGCTAACGGAAACATTTCAGAGTTTTACGCTGATATCTGCGCAGAACaggagataaaaataaatccacacgttttgaaagttttgaagGAGTCCAAGGCAACAGA CTTCACCTTAAAACTGCCAGGAAACAACCGGCTGAGACGCGTTCAGCGGCTTGATGACCGAGACGCTCTGGCTCTCTCTAAATGCCTCAGAAACAACCAGAGTGTGACAG GCCTGGACGTCAGGTACAATAACATCACAGGTGAAGGGGTCAGACACCTCGTCGACCTCCTACAG CAGGACAGCTCTGCTCTAAAGTCTCTCAACTTGATGTTTAACGACATTCAGACAGACGGAGCTGAAGCTCTCGCCAAGAGCCTGCAg TGTAACAGCACCTTGCTCCGCCTCACTCTGTCGGGTAATAAGATCCAGAACAGAGGAGCCATGCACCTGGCCAGCATGCTGCAGCTGAACTGCACCCtgcaggagctggagctggcccACTGTGacctg GCCACTCAGAGTGTGATCGCCTTTGCCATCGTGTTGAAAAGCAACAGAACTCTCCTCAGAGTGGATCTCAGCCGGCCGCTGCTCTTCAGCtaccag gagGAGTGGGCGGTGCACGTCTCTGAGATGCTGGCGGTGAACAGCAGCCTGGTGGAGCTCCACCTGGGGACGATGGGGATGAGTGACGGAGGGATGGAGCGTCTGGCCGACGGCCTGCAGCTCAACCACAGCCTGAGATACCTGGACCTGCACGG GAACCGTGTGACTCGTGACGGCGTGCGTCACCTCGCCGAGCTGCTGAAGAAGAACCCGAGCCTGGAGGTCATAGATCTGTCGGCCAATCGGATCGAAGATGAAGGCGCTGTGTACCTGAGCGAGGCGGTCAGCTGGCCGCGCTGCAGCCTCAGAGA gctgtctgtctgcaggaacaACATCAGGACGGAGGGTCTGCTGTCTCTGGCTCACGCtatgacagaaaacacaactcTGACTCACATCTACATCTGGGGGAACCAGCTGGAGGAGCCGGTGTgtcag GCCTTCAGGGATCTGATGTCCAGCGGCCGGCTGCCTGCTGAGCAGACGGACGTCAGCGCGTACGAGGTGGACGGTCACGTGTTCCTCGCTGAGGTCTTCCACAGTTTAAGGAGACACTATAACAAGACAAACAGCTCCAACACGGGGACAAACCAGGCCGCCAGCCCCGAATCCAGCTTCACACCACACAGTCAGCTGGTCGCCCTGCAGGCCTGCTGA
- the lrrc34 gene encoding leucine-rich repeat-containing protein 34 isoform X1, which translates to MMANGNISEFYADICAEQEIKINPHVLKVLKESKATDSFTLKLPGNNRLRRVQRLDDRDALALSKCLRNNQSVTGLDVRYNNITGEGVRHLVDLLQQDSSALKSLNLMFNDIQTDGAEALAKSLQCNSTLLRLTLSGNKIQNRGAMHLASMLQLNCTLQELELAHCDLATQSVIAFAIVLKSNRTLLRVDLSRPLLFSYQEEWAVHVSEMLAVNSSLVELHLGTMGMSDGGMERLADGLQLNHSLRYLDLHGNRVTRDGVRHLAELLKKNPSLEVIDLSANRIEDEGAVYLSEAVSWPRCSLRELSVCRNNIRTEGLLSLAHAMTENTTLTHIYIWGNQLEEPVCQAFRDLMSSGRLPAEQTDVSAYEVDGHVFLAEVFHSLRRHYNKTNSSNTGTNQAASPESSFTPHSQLVALQAC; encoded by the exons ATGATGGCTAACGGAAACATTTCAGAGTTTTACGCTGATATCTGCGCAGAACaggagataaaaataaatccacacgttttgaaagttttgaagGAGTCCAAGGCAACAGA CAGCTTCACCTTAAAACTGCCAGGAAACAACCGGCTGAGACGCGTTCAGCGGCTTGATGACCGAGACGCTCTGGCTCTCTCTAAATGCCTCAGAAACAACCAGAGTGTGACAG GCCTGGACGTCAGGTACAATAACATCACAGGTGAAGGGGTCAGACACCTCGTCGACCTCCTACAG CAGGACAGCTCTGCTCTAAAGTCTCTCAACTTGATGTTTAACGACATTCAGACAGACGGAGCTGAAGCTCTCGCCAAGAGCCTGCAg TGTAACAGCACCTTGCTCCGCCTCACTCTGTCGGGTAATAAGATCCAGAACAGAGGAGCCATGCACCTGGCCAGCATGCTGCAGCTGAACTGCACCCtgcaggagctggagctggcccACTGTGacctg GCCACTCAGAGTGTGATCGCCTTTGCCATCGTGTTGAAAAGCAACAGAACTCTCCTCAGAGTGGATCTCAGCCGGCCGCTGCTCTTCAGCtaccag gagGAGTGGGCGGTGCACGTCTCTGAGATGCTGGCGGTGAACAGCAGCCTGGTGGAGCTCCACCTGGGGACGATGGGGATGAGTGACGGAGGGATGGAGCGTCTGGCCGACGGCCTGCAGCTCAACCACAGCCTGAGATACCTGGACCTGCACGG GAACCGTGTGACTCGTGACGGCGTGCGTCACCTCGCCGAGCTGCTGAAGAAGAACCCGAGCCTGGAGGTCATAGATCTGTCGGCCAATCGGATCGAAGATGAAGGCGCTGTGTACCTGAGCGAGGCGGTCAGCTGGCCGCGCTGCAGCCTCAGAGA gctgtctgtctgcaggaacaACATCAGGACGGAGGGTCTGCTGTCTCTGGCTCACGCtatgacagaaaacacaactcTGACTCACATCTACATCTGGGGGAACCAGCTGGAGGAGCCGGTGTgtcag GCCTTCAGGGATCTGATGTCCAGCGGCCGGCTGCCTGCTGAGCAGACGGACGTCAGCGCGTACGAGGTGGACGGTCACGTGTTCCTCGCTGAGGTCTTCCACAGTTTAAGGAGACACTATAACAAGACAAACAGCTCCAACACGGGGACAAACCAGGCCGCCAGCCCCGAATCCAGCTTCACACCACACAGTCAGCTGGTCGCCCTGCAGGCCTGCTGA